Proteins from one Scyliorhinus canicula chromosome 6, sScyCan1.1, whole genome shotgun sequence genomic window:
- the cdipt gene encoding LOW QUALITY PROTEIN: CDP-diacylglycerol--inositol 3-phosphatidyltransferase (The sequence of the model RefSeq protein was modified relative to this genomic sequence to represent the inferred CDS: inserted 2 bases in 2 codons; substituted 2 bases at 2 genomic stop codons) codes for MVSVFLFVPNLIXIILALLAFYLMPSSPLLAXVLLSSFLDSLDGYTAILLNQCSKFGMMLDMLTDGCATMCLLVYLSLLNPXYIFLFQLSMILDICSHWXHLHSSTVQGSSSHKKIELSGNPILHLYYTNKKVLFLMCAGNEILYAMLYLLKFMERPMVHLLDVGLFQLLLWISFPICVIKRAISLVHLVTALQNMAARDQAEREQSCKGH; via the exons ATGGTGAGCGTCTTCCTTTTTGTGCCTAACTTGA AGATTATACTGGCTCTCCTGGCCTTTTACCTGATGCCGAGCAGTCCACTACTGG TCGTCCTGCTCAGCAGCTTCCTCGACTCTTTGGATGGATACACTGCCATTCTACTCAACCAATGCAGTAAGTTTGGAATGATGTTGGACATGCTCACTGATGGATGTGCCACCATGTGTCTGCTGGTTTATCTGTCTCTGCTTAACCCTTGATACATATTCCTCTTCCAGCTCAGTATGATCCTGGATATCTGCAGCCACTGGTGACACCTGCACAGCTCCACAGTGCAAGGGAGCAGCAGCCACAAGAAGATTGAGTTGAGTGGGAACCCCATCTTGCACCTTTACTACACCAATAAGAAAGTTCTGTTCCTGATGTGTGCTGGGAATGAGATATTATACGCGATGCTGTATCTCTTAAAGTTCATGGAGAGACCGATGGTTCATCTCCTCGACGTTGGGTTGTTCCAGCTCCTGCTCTGGATCTCATTCCCAATCTGTGTAATCAAGAGGGCCATCAGTTTGGTGCATCTTGTGACAGCGTTGCAGAACATGGCAGCCAGGGACCAGGCAGAGAGGGAACAGTCCTGTAAGGGTCACTGA